A single region of the Lacerta agilis isolate rLacAgi1 chromosome 9, rLacAgi1.pri, whole genome shotgun sequence genome encodes:
- the LOC117053476 gene encoding general transcription factor IIE subunit 1-like isoform X2, translated as MGGQDVITEVPTALKRLAKYMVRGFYGAEHALALDVLIRYACVKEDDLLLLLRYERKQLRTVLNTLKADKLVKLRVRVETGHNGKSARHTYYYINYKVLVHVAKYKLDHMRRKIEADEQRSTTRSSFKCPACSNAYTDLEVNQLFDAFTGTFRCTYCNTEVEEDVSALPRRDAQTLLAKFNQQTEPIFELLRETEDIVLPYDLLEPQPTEIPELARSLDKNPCSKTELLRCHEKWATRNMYVQNVVIDIQKSGLKKKATVKAVKGQPVWMTQSTTKGTSSAVASTSVDSPKKPSINNEVLRTLLIHESIPFSVSGQTPCSDKNGPQQPESDTSESEEEAKPTAVNATGSDLENDLEPKVLNPTIIVAGRPHLYSEVSENPELVSFMTDEERVAYIKVGQEVFQSIFE; from the exons ATGGGAGGCCAAGATGTTATTACTGAAGTACCCACAGCCCTGAAACGTTTGGCCAAGTACATGGTGCGTGGCTTCTACGGGGCCGAACATGCGCTGGCCCTCGATGTTTTGATCCGCTACGCATGCGTGAAGGAGGACgatttgctgctgctcctcaggTATGAGCGCAAACAGCTGCGGACTGTCCTGAACACCCTCAAGGCCGATAAACTTGTGAAGCTGCGCGTGCGCGTGGAGACAGGCCACAACGGGAAGAGTGCGAGGCACACTTACTACTACATTAACTACAAGGTGTTGGTGCACGTGGCAAAGTACAAACTGGATCACATGCGCCGGAAGATTGAGGCCGACGAGCAGCGTTCCACCACCCGGTCATCCTTCAAGTGTCCTGCCTGCTCAAATGCATACACCGACCTGGAAGTGAACCAGTTATTTGATGCTTTCACAG GGACGTTTCGCTGCACCTACTGCAATACTGAAGTTGAGGAAGATGTGTCTGCACTGCCCAGGCGGGATGCCCAAACTCTGCTGGCCAAATTCAACCAACAGACGGAGCCCATATTTGAGTTGCTCCGCGAAACGGAAGACATCGTTTTGCCATATGACCTCCTTGAGCCCCAGCCTACAGAAATACCAGAACTAGCAAGAAG CTTGGATAAGAATCCATGTTCAAAAACTGAGCTGCTTCGTTGCCATGAGAAATGGGCCACCAGGAACATGTATGTCCAGAACGTTGTTATCGACATCCAAAAGTCTGGACTTAAGAAGAAAGCAACGGTCAAGGCAGTCAAAGGACAACCTGTATGGATGACCCAAAGTACCACAAAGGGGACCTCTTCAGCTGTGGCTTCTACTAGTGTTG ACTCTCCCAAGAAACCTTCCATTAACAATGAAGTACTAAGGACTCTACTCATCCACGAGTCAATCCCTTTCTCTGTGTCAGGGCAGACCCCATGTTCTGACAAAAACGGACCTCAGCAGCCAGAAAGCGACACCAGCGAGTCCGAGGAAGAGGCCAAACCAACCGCAGTCAACGCCACTGGCAGTGATCTAGAAAATGATCTGGAGCCAAAAGTTCTAAATCCGACCATAATTGTGGCTGGACGGCCACACTTATATAGTGAAGTGAGTGAAAACCCAGAGCTGGTTTCATTTATGACAGATGAAGAGCGAGTTGCCTACATTAAAGTTGGGCAGGAGGTGTTCCAATCTATCTTTGAGTAA
- the LOC117053476 gene encoding general transcription factor IIE subunit 1-like isoform X1, translating into MGGQDVITEVPTALKRLAKYMVRGFYGAEHALALDVLIRYACVKEDDLLLLLRYERKQLRTVLNTLKADKLVKLRVRVETGHNGKSARHTYYYINYKVLVHVAKYKLDHMRRKIEADEQRSTTRSSFKCPACSNAYTDLEVNQLFDAFTGTFRCTYCNTEVEEDVSALPRRDAQTLLAKFNQQTEPIFELLRETEDIVLPYDLLEPQPTEIPELARSLDKNPCSKTELLRCHEKWATRNMYVQNVVIDIQKSGLKKKATVKAVKGQPVWMTQSTTKGTSSAVASTSVEMPKDVADSPKKPSINNEVLRTLLIHESIPFSVSGQTPCSDKNGPQQPESDTSESEEEAKPTAVNATGSDLENDLEPKVLNPTIIVAGRPHLYSEVSENPELVSFMTDEERVAYIKVGQEVFQSIFE; encoded by the exons ATGGGAGGCCAAGATGTTATTACTGAAGTACCCACAGCCCTGAAACGTTTGGCCAAGTACATGGTGCGTGGCTTCTACGGGGCCGAACATGCGCTGGCCCTCGATGTTTTGATCCGCTACGCATGCGTGAAGGAGGACgatttgctgctgctcctcaggTATGAGCGCAAACAGCTGCGGACTGTCCTGAACACCCTCAAGGCCGATAAACTTGTGAAGCTGCGCGTGCGCGTGGAGACAGGCCACAACGGGAAGAGTGCGAGGCACACTTACTACTACATTAACTACAAGGTGTTGGTGCACGTGGCAAAGTACAAACTGGATCACATGCGCCGGAAGATTGAGGCCGACGAGCAGCGTTCCACCACCCGGTCATCCTTCAAGTGTCCTGCCTGCTCAAATGCATACACCGACCTGGAAGTGAACCAGTTATTTGATGCTTTCACAG GGACGTTTCGCTGCACCTACTGCAATACTGAAGTTGAGGAAGATGTGTCTGCACTGCCCAGGCGGGATGCCCAAACTCTGCTGGCCAAATTCAACCAACAGACGGAGCCCATATTTGAGTTGCTCCGCGAAACGGAAGACATCGTTTTGCCATATGACCTCCTTGAGCCCCAGCCTACAGAAATACCAGAACTAGCAAGAAG CTTGGATAAGAATCCATGTTCAAAAACTGAGCTGCTTCGTTGCCATGAGAAATGGGCCACCAGGAACATGTATGTCCAGAACGTTGTTATCGACATCCAAAAGTCTGGACTTAAGAAGAAAGCAACGGTCAAGGCAGTCAAAGGACAACCTGTATGGATGACCCAAAGTACCACAAAGGGGACCTCTTCAGCTGTGGCTTCTACTAGTGTTG AAATGCCTAAGGATGTGGCAGACTCTCCCAAGAAACCTTCCATTAACAATGAAGTACTAAGGACTCTACTCATCCACGAGTCAATCCCTTTCTCTGTGTCAGGGCAGACCCCATGTTCTGACAAAAACGGACCTCAGCAGCCAGAAAGCGACACCAGCGAGTCCGAGGAAGAGGCCAAACCAACCGCAGTCAACGCCACTGGCAGTGATCTAGAAAATGATCTGGAGCCAAAAGTTCTAAATCCGACCATAATTGTGGCTGGACGGCCACACTTATATAGTGAAGTGAGTGAAAACCCAGAGCTGGTTTCATTTATGACAGATGAAGAGCGAGTTGCCTACATTAAAGTTGGGCAGGAGGTGTTCCAATCTATCTTTGAGTAA